One Helicobacter cetorum MIT 00-7128 DNA window includes the following coding sequences:
- the fliL gene encoding flagellar basal body-associated protein FliL — MAEEAQENTEQAPKKSKALLFVVIGSVVVMLLLVGVIVMLLMGNKEEAKDKDNNAPSTTKEASANPKANKTQDAKEGSNIQQYLVLGPLYAIDAPFVVNLVSQNGRRYLKTSISLELNNEKLLNEIKIKDTAIKDTIIEILSSKSVEEVVTNKGKNKLKDEIKSHLNSFLIDGFIKNVFFTDFVIQ; from the coding sequence ATGGCAGAGGAAGCTCAAGAGAATACAGAGCAAGCCCCAAAAAAAAGTAAGGCGCTTTTATTTGTGGTAATTGGAAGTGTGGTGGTCATGCTTTTATTGGTGGGCGTGATTGTAATGCTCCTTATGGGGAATAAAGAAGAGGCAAAAGATAAGGACAATAACGCTCCTAGCACCACTAAAGAGGCTAGTGCTAATCCTAAGGCTAATAAAACTCAAGATGCCAAAGAGGGTTCTAATATTCAGCAATATCTAGTGCTTGGCCCTTTGTATGCAATTGATGCGCCCTTTGTGGTGAATCTAGTTTCACAAAATGGCAGGCGCTATCTTAAAACTTCTATTTCATTAGAGCTTAATAATGAGAAATTGCTTAATGAAATTAAGATTAAAGATACAGCCATTAAGGATACGATTATAGAAATCCTATCTTCTAAGAGTGTGGAAGAGGTAGTTACAAATAAAGGAAAAAACAAGCTTAAAGATGAGATTAAAAGCCATTTAAATTCGTTTTTAATTGATGGCTTTATTAAGAATGTGTTTTTTACGGATTTTGTTATTCAGTAA
- a CDS encoding outer membrane beta-barrel protein has product MFNLGLRLNLAENAKIAHVYQHGFELGVKIPTINTNYYNFMGAKLEYRRLYSVFANYVFAY; this is encoded by the coding sequence TTGTTCAACCTTGGGCTAAGGCTCAATCTAGCAGAGAATGCAAAGATTGCGCATGTGTATCAACATGGCTTTGAGCTAGGGGTTAAAATCCCTACTATTAACACCAACTACTATAATTTTATGGGGGCTAAACTAGAATACAGAAGACTCTATAGCGTGTTTGCTAATTATGTGTTTGCTTATTAA
- the acpS gene encoding holo-ACP synthase, whose amino-acid sequence MVGVDIVSIARIEKSLKRFERKFLERFLNPEEIVLCNNKLPTIAGFWALKEACSKALGVGISKELGFLDIHISKSPRNAPLITLSKEKMNYFKIQNLSASISHDNGFAIAVVVATYIS is encoded by the coding sequence GTGGTAGGTGTGGATATTGTCTCTATCGCAAGGATAGAGAAGAGTTTAAAACGCTTTGAAAGGAAGTTTTTAGAGCGTTTTTTAAACCCAGAAGAAATTGTGCTTTGCAATAATAAACTGCCTACAATTGCAGGCTTTTGGGCATTAAAAGAAGCTTGTTCTAAGGCATTAGGTGTAGGAATCTCTAAGGAATTAGGCTTTTTAGATATTCATATTTCTAAAAGCCCTAGAAATGCCCCCTTAATCACACTTTCTAAAGAAAAAATGAATTATTTTAAAATCCAAAATTTAAGCGCAAGCATTAGCCATGATAATGGGTTTGCCATAGCAGTGGTAGTTGCTACTTATATATCTTAA
- the rsmD gene encoding 16S rRNA (guanine(966)-N(2))-methyltransferase RsmD: protein MSNHQNPLVKKFKIIGGACKGLSLNLPTTSSTRPTKAIVRESFFNTLQTEIYGAHFIEVFGGSASMGLEALSRGAESALFFEQNKSAYKTILENIALVEKRLQCSNRAHAIYDDTFKHLPNLSLKDNGLNIIYLDPPFETSGFKGIYEQCFCALETLLNRSNRTNLLVVFEHESVYKIPKNLVTLAIIKQKKFGKTTLSYFQ from the coding sequence ATGTCAAATCATCAAAACCCCCTTGTAAAGAAATTCAAAATTATTGGAGGGGCTTGCAAAGGGTTGTCTTTAAATTTGCCTACAACCTCTAGCACTCGCCCCACTAAAGCAATTGTGCGAGAATCCTTTTTTAACACCTTGCAGACAGAAATTTATGGAGCGCATTTTATAGAAGTGTTTGGAGGCAGTGCCTCTATGGGGTTAGAGGCTCTAAGTAGGGGGGCAGAAAGTGCGTTATTTTTTGAACAAAACAAGAGCGCTTATAAGACTATTTTAGAAAATATCGCCTTAGTAGAAAAGCGTTTGCAATGCTCTAATAGAGCGCATGCAATCTATGATGACACCTTCAAACATTTGCCTAATTTATCCTTAAAAGATAATGGATTGAATATTATTTATTTAGACCCTCCTTTTGAAACAAGTGGTTTTAAGGGGATTTATGAGCAATGTTTTTGTGCGCTTGAAACCTTGCTTAATCGTTCTAATAGAACCAATCTTTTAGTGGTGTTTGAGCATGAGAGTGTGTATAAAATACCTAAAAATCTAGTAACTTTAGCTATAATCAAGCAAAAAAAGTTTGGAAAAACCACTTTGAGTTATTTCCAATAA
- a CDS encoding HNH endonuclease — MFNLYLKLPFGKMDARNSQVIEIAKLINRTPSAVAMRLCNFASVDPYHQQRGIQGLEGGKKQCEPIFERFINDRENLMYESEKILANLKNESLLDNNELETKESDFSSTMRESLIKTRVNQNLFRKIVLANYGGKCAISNITIPNLLVASHIVPWATDEKNRLNPANGICLNALYDRAYDNGLLSIDLNYKVILSSQLKGECQQEYFKIYFANIENKKINLPEKFLPNKTFLDYHLNHCFKH, encoded by the coding sequence GTGTTTAATTTGTATTTAAAGCTACCTTTTGGAAAAATGGATGCTAGAAACTCTCAAGTAATAGAAATCGCTAAGCTTATCAATCGCACCCCATCTGCTGTTGCTATGAGGTTATGCAATTTTGCTTCTGTTGACCCTTATCATCAGCAAAGGGGCATACAAGGCTTAGAGGGTGGTAAAAAACAATGTGAGCCTATTTTTGAAAGATTTATCAATGACAGAGAAAATCTTATGTATGAGAGCGAGAAGATTTTAGCAAATCTTAAGAACGAAAGCTTACTTGATAATAATGAGTTAGAAACCAAAGAGAGCGATTTTTCATCTACTATGAGAGAAAGTCTTATTAAAACACGAGTTAATCAAAATTTATTTAGAAAAATCGTTTTAGCTAATTATGGGGGAAAATGTGCTATCTCAAACATAACTATCCCCAATTTGCTTGTTGCTAGTCATATAGTTCCATGGGCAACAGATGAAAAGAATAGGCTAAATCCAGCAAATGGGATTTGCTTAAACGCTCTTTATGATAGGGCTTATGATAATGGGTTGCTTAGTATTGATTTGAATTATAAGGTTATCTTATCTTCACAGCTAAAAGGCGAATGCCAACAAGAGTATTTTAAAATCTACTTTGCCAATATTGAAAATAAGAAAATCAATTTGCCTGAAAAATTTTTACCCAATAAGACATTTTTAGATTATCATCTAAATCATTGTTTTAAACATTAA
- a CDS encoding outer membrane protein — protein sequence MKNISVLILCLFLTLTQHLCAEDDGFFINVGYQIGEAEQNTQNSGAIQKLNNRFLDLQNTLVRFNALNTQVANGSSNEVIQKAIDSLLSFNESNSDYKSKSSIWNLVENARFNSLLNIIGSYAYCMDGIVGNKNTNGNCSVSIAKIESNQPLSPFNEQIYYLHDNTEIPSQKMANEVAHAYLTIHRPPTPTPTYLSSLSSWLDQVQALEHLIVSNGAWTMDANNDSQSACITYDVWEGPTCNSAWGHDVPKQERVLIDTTSDFQTFKTMIDNTKQYLEISQELNTLADTLQKDRAHLSQANIAEFAQAIKKEHQLLMLAKFIPFQNSEWNDDYSNYETATKNIINYYVAQNAHDAQVAVDILNLDNNKNALNHFLNLANSQGLALSHNKLNLNDIATKTPNYDSPGYTYAINANKQMALTNAINAMSANPFRHLGLIKSRINNGAMNGFGVMLGYKQFFGKKKWFGARYYGFFDYNYAYIKSGFFNSASNVLTYGFGTDLLFNFINDKKVNRAKSKLSFGVFTGIQLAGTSWLNNNYAILENHPVFNGQPPLIKHMSIPPISNSCSTLG from the coding sequence ATGAAAAATATCTCTGTGTTAATCTTATGCTTATTTTTAACCCTTACGCAACATCTCTGTGCTGAAGATGATGGCTTTTTTATCAATGTGGGGTATCAAATTGGCGAGGCGGAGCAAAACACTCAAAATAGTGGTGCGATACAAAAGCTTAATAACAGATTTTTAGATTTACAAAACACTTTAGTGCGCTTTAACGCCTTAAACACTCAAGTTGCCAATGGCTCTAGCAATGAAGTGATTCAAAAGGCTATTGACAGCCTTCTATCTTTTAACGAGAGTAACAGCGATTACAAAAGCAAATCTTCTATATGGAATTTGGTAGAAAACGCTCGATTTAACTCCCTTCTCAATATTATAGGTAGCTATGCTTATTGTATGGATGGAATTGTTGGCAATAAAAACACTAATGGAAATTGTTCAGTCTCTATAGCCAAGATTGAATCTAATCAGCCACTATCACCTTTCAACGAACAAATATATTATCTCCATGACAATACTGAAATTCCATCTCAAAAAATGGCTAATGAAGTTGCCCATGCCTATCTTACCATCCATCGCCCTCCTACTCCTACTCCTACATATCTATCATCTCTATCATCTTGGTTAGACCAAGTTCAAGCATTAGAGCATCTTATTGTTAGCAATGGAGCTTGGACAATGGATGCAAATAACGATTCGCAGAGCGCTTGCATAACTTATGATGTCTGGGAAGGGCCTACATGCAATAGTGCTTGGGGGCATGATGTTCCCAAACAAGAGAGAGTTTTAATAGATACTACTTCTGATTTTCAAACTTTTAAAACAATGATTGATAATACTAAGCAATACTTAGAGATAAGTCAAGAGCTCAACACCCTTGCAGACACATTACAAAAAGACCGAGCCCACCTTTCGCAAGCAAACATAGCAGAGTTTGCGCAAGCCATCAAGAAAGAACACCAACTTCTTATGCTTGCAAAATTTATACCATTCCAAAACTCTGAATGGAATGATGATTACAGCAATTATGAAACCGCTACAAAAAACATCATCAACTACTATGTGGCTCAAAATGCCCATGATGCACAAGTTGCTGTAGATATATTAAACTTAGACAACAATAAAAACGCATTAAACCATTTTTTGAATCTCGCTAACTCTCAAGGCTTAGCCCTATCTCATAACAAGCTCAACCTCAATGATATCGCCACCAAAACACCCAACTACGATTCTCCCGGATACACCTACGCTATCAATGCTAACAAGCAAATGGCACTCACTAACGCTATCAATGCGATGAGTGCGAACCCCTTTAGACATCTTGGCTTGATTAAATCTCGTATCAACAATGGGGCGATGAATGGCTTTGGAGTCATGCTAGGCTATAAGCAATTTTTTGGGAAGAAAAAATGGTTTGGTGCGAGATACTATGGGTTCTTTGACTATAACTATGCGTATATTAAGAGCGGATTTTTTAATTCTGCCTCAAATGTGCTGACCTATGGGTTTGGCACAGACTTGCTCTTTAACTTCATTAACGATAAAAAAGTCAATAGAGCTAAAAGCAAGCTTTCTTTTGGTGTCTTTACGGGCATTCAACTAGCCGGAACTTCTTGGCTTAATAATAATTATGCAATACTAGAGAATCATCCTGTCTTTAATGGCCAACCACCCCTTATAAAACACATGTCAATCCCTCCAATTTCCAATTCTTGTTCAACCTTGGGCTAA
- a CDS encoding TonB-dependent receptor family protein: MVSIITPAIQAKVKHHVLQKVTATEQKYSSVAPNSWQSEEVRNSTSSRTVISNKQLKKTGNLNIESALQNVPGLQIRDATGTGVLPKISVRGFGGGGNGHSNTGMILVNGIPIYGAPYSNIELAIFPVTFQSVDRIDVIKGGTSVQYGPNTFGGVINIITKEIPKEWENQAAERITFWGRSSNGGFVDPSEKGKPLAQTLGNQMLYNTYVRTAGMLGKHVGISAQANWINGQGFRQNSPTGVQNYMLDAIYKINHSNSIKAYYQYYKYNSYHPGTLSAQDYEENRFTNNRPDNQDGGRAKRFGVVYQNYFGDLDKIGGDFNFTYYTHDMSRDFGFSNQYKSVYMKSQNQVLPFKGIGTTPNNTNNPNCGAYSYSDTNSPCWEYYDNIRRFVVNAFEPKLNLVVNTNKVKQTFKVGMRFMTEDLYRRSTTRKNPSEPSGGFDKGNSVNNFNNYTSVYLSDEININNGMLTITPGIRYTFLNYKKKDVAPFKTNQVPKTIKEHYNQWNPAVNVGYRPLKELLFYFNYQRSYIPPQYSNVGGFVGTSTDYFQIFNVMEGGARYYLNDKASFNANYFVIFANHYFTGRYGDNKEPVNARSQGVELELYYNPIRGLSFHAAYTYIDANITSHTMVTNPADPKGAKKDIFGKKLPFVSPHQFVLDASYTYGKTTIGLSSFFYSRAYTDVLNTRDYIQYAPTIKNGAITTRTAGMMPWYWVWNLQISSTLWEYKRQSIQASLQINNIFNMKYWFGGVGTSPNGKEAAPPRSITAYLSYNF, encoded by the coding sequence ATGGTTTCTATCATTACTCCTGCAATTCAAGCAAAAGTCAAACACCATGTTTTACAAAAAGTTACAGCAACTGAGCAAAAATATAGTAGCGTAGCGCCTAATTCATGGCAAAGCGAGGAGGTGCGTAATTCCACAAGCTCTCGCACCGTAATTTCTAATAAGCAACTTAAAAAAACCGGTAATTTAAATATTGAGAGTGCTTTGCAAAATGTGCCGGGACTTCAAATTAGAGATGCTACAGGAACAGGAGTGTTACCTAAAATCTCAGTAAGAGGTTTTGGTGGGGGAGGTAACGGGCATAGCAATACGGGCATGATTTTAGTTAATGGAATCCCTATTTATGGTGCGCCGTATTCTAATATTGAACTAGCTATCTTTCCTGTAACCTTTCAATCAGTGGATAGAATTGATGTGATTAAAGGCGGCACAAGCGTTCAATATGGGCCTAACACTTTTGGGGGTGTGATAAATATCATTACTAAAGAAATTCCAAAAGAGTGGGAAAATCAAGCAGCTGAGCGCATTACTTTTTGGGGGCGCTCTTCTAATGGAGGTTTTGTTGATCCTAGTGAAAAGGGTAAGCCCTTAGCCCAAACTTTAGGCAATCAAATGCTTTATAACACTTATGTAAGAACTGCAGGAATGCTAGGCAAGCATGTAGGAATTAGCGCACAAGCTAATTGGATTAATGGGCAAGGCTTTAGGCAAAATAGCCCTACAGGGGTGCAAAACTACATGCTTGATGCGATTTATAAAATCAATCATAGCAATTCTATAAAAGCCTATTACCAATATTATAAATACAACTCTTATCATCCGGGAACTTTGAGCGCACAAGATTATGAGGAAAATCGTTTTACAAATAATAGGCCTGATAATCAAGATGGAGGGCGAGCTAAACGATTTGGGGTTGTGTATCAAAATTATTTTGGCGACTTAGATAAGATAGGGGGAGATTTTAACTTTACTTATTATACGCATGATATGTCAAGAGATTTTGGCTTTTCTAACCAATATAAAAGCGTGTATATGAAAAGTCAAAATCAAGTTTTACCTTTTAAGGGTATAGGCACTACACCAAATAACACAAATAATCCAAATTGTGGTGCATATTCTTATAGCGATACCAATAGTCCTTGTTGGGAATATTATGACAATATACGGCGCTTTGTAGTGAATGCGTTTGAGCCAAAACTTAATCTAGTGGTCAATACCAACAAGGTTAAGCAAACTTTTAAAGTGGGCATGCGCTTTATGACGGAGGATTTATATCGCCGTTCCACTACAAGAAAAAACCCTAGCGAGCCTAGTGGAGGCTTTGATAAGGGAAATTCAGTTAATAACTTCAATAATTATACTTCGGTGTATCTTAGCGATGAAATCAATATCAATAACGGCATGCTTACGATTACTCCCGGAATAAGATATACCTTTTTAAACTATAAGAAAAAAGATGTTGCCCCTTTTAAAACCAATCAAGTGCCTAAAACGATTAAAGAGCATTATAACCAATGGAATCCTGCTGTTAATGTTGGATACAGACCCCTTAAAGAACTTTTATTTTATTTCAATTATCAAAGAAGTTATATTCCACCACAATATAGCAATGTAGGAGGATTTGTAGGCACAAGCACGGATTATTTTCAAATCTTTAATGTTATGGAGGGGGGTGCTCGCTACTATCTTAATGACAAAGCGAGTTTTAATGCCAATTATTTTGTGATTTTTGCGAACCATTATTTTACGGGGCGCTATGGGGATAATAAAGAACCGGTTAATGCAAGAAGTCAAGGTGTGGAACTAGAGCTATATTATAATCCTATTAGGGGGTTAAGTTTCCATGCGGCTTATACTTATATTGACGCTAATATCACAAGCCACACTATGGTAACCAATCCTGCTGACCCTAAGGGAGCTAAAAAGGATATTTTTGGTAAAAAACTGCCTTTTGTAAGCCCTCATCAATTCGTTTTAGACGCAAGCTATACTTATGGCAAGACAACTATTGGTTTAAGTAGCTTTTTTTATAGCCGAGCTTATACTGATGTGTTAAATACAAGAGATTATATTCAATACGCACCTACCATTAAAAACGGGGCTATTACCACTAGAACTGCTGGTATGATGCCATGGTATTGGGTATGGAACTTACAAATTTCTAGCACTTTATGGGAATATAAGCGCCAAAGCATTCAAGCAAGCTTGCAAATCAATAATATTTTTAACATGAAGTATTGGTTTGGAGGGGTTGGAACTAGCCCTAATGGTAAAGAGGCGGCACCCCCTAGAAGTATCACAGCGTATTTAAGCTATAACTTTTAA